TTTCACGATGACGTTCCGGCAGCCTGCGAGAAAGCTGCCGAACTTGGCTTCGACGCGGTTGAGCTGTTTGCACCGTCCGCTGATGCCATTACGGCTCAACCACTGGACGAACTTCTGCAGCAGCACAAGTTGAACCTGGCCGCGGTTGGTACCGGTGCAGGTATGGTCAAGCATGGTCTGCATCTTTGCGATGCCGACTCCGGTCGCCGCGAACAGGCGCGTGATTTTATTCGAGGCATCATCGACGCTGGAGCTCCCTTCAAGGCACCAGCAATCATCGGATCGATGCAGGGGCGTTGGGACGACATGACCGACAAAGAAACGGCACTCGGCTATTTGCGAGACAGCTTGAACGAACTTGGTGCTCACGCCGCCAGTTTGGGTGTGCCGCTGATTTATGAGCCACTAAACCGCTACGAAACGAATCTGGCGACCACGATGAAAGAAGGCGTGGAGTTGCTGGCTCCACTGACGACTGACAACGTCAAACTGCTGGCAGACCTGTTTCACATGAACATCGAAGAAGCCAACATCGCCGATGGCTTACGCGATGGCGGCAAGCACATCGGTCACGTTCACTTTGTTGATTCCAATCGGCAGGCCGCCGGTCGAGGGCACATGGACTACGCACCGATTGCGAAGGCTTTGGCCGACATCGGCTATGACGGCTATTGCTGTGCCGAAGCGTTTCCGATTCCGGATTCTGTTGAGACGGCTCGGCAGACGATCGAAACGTTCAAAGCCGTTTTCCGTTCGTAACCGCCACTCCGCAATACCGCCAGAGCCCTTTCATCTATAAGTTTCACCCATGCTAAAATCCGAACTTATTCACCCCGAAATTTCGGCCATCATCGCTCAAGCGGGACACAGTTCCAGGATTTTGATCGCGGATGGCAACTACCCGGCCTCATCAGCGATCGGTTCCGGTGCGAAACTGGTCAGCCTGAATCTCGCGCCTGGCCTTGTGACCGTGTCGCAGGTATTGAAGGTACTGCTGACGGCGATTCCCATCGAAGCCGTCAATACGATGGGCATGCCGGACGACGATCCGTACAAACTCGACACCGATCCGCCCGCGTGGGACGCGTATCGAGGAATCCTGGCAGCAGCCAAATCAACGGTAGAACTCAAACCCATTGAACGTTGGGACTTCTACGACGCTGTCGCCTCCCGCGATCACGTGCTGACGATACAAACGGGCGACCAGGCGCTCTGGGCAAACCTGTTGCTCACCGTGGGCGTGCGTCAGGCGGGAGAATAGGGCTTTCAGGGCGGAAACTGGCTTTGAGCCGTTTTGCCAATCTGTACTACACTGCGACCGGCGGCTTGTTCCTTTGGGAAACAGTCGCCGGTTTTGTTTTGTGGAGAGGTTCCACAAGCCATTCTCGCTCCGTGCCATCGCGGCCCTCGATAAGTCGGGGTGCGGCCAACGGACGTCCACGCGGGCCATCGAACCTAAGTCAGGCGGCTGATGAATATGCCGCCATGGAGCTAAGTATGTCATTCCGCCTTGTTGCTCTGCTGCCACTGCTTTGCTGCACGCTTCTGAATACCACGTCGGCCCAGGAACAGCTTCGCTGGAAGTTTCGTTCCGGTGACCACCTGGAATACACCGTCGTGCAAAACATGAATACATCCATGAAGTTTGGTGAACAGGAAGTGAATTCCAAATTCAACCAGACGATCGACATGTCGTGGGACATTCAAAGTGTGGCGGCCAGCGGTGACACAGTGCTGAATCAGATCTTCAATCGAGTTCGCCTGCAGATGGTTGGAGGACCAGCTGGCGAAATCGAATTCGACACAGCGACGAAAGAAGCTCCGACGAATCCTATTGTCAAACAGTTGGGGACAGTGTTTGGCAACATTGTCGGCCAGAAGTTTCAGGTGACCATGAAACCAACGGGACAGGTCGACAACGTCACTGTGCCCGAACAACTGTTGGAGGCCGTTCGACAGTCAGAAGCCGGCAAGCAGGGAGCTCTGACAGAAAGCATGCTGAAAGACATGATGAAGCAGTCGGCGGTAATGCTGCCGACGCAGCCTGTGGGGCCTGGCAGCAAGTGGAAAAGCGAACAGGAAGTTCAGATGCCGTTCGGCACCATGACAATTGTGTCCTCAATGAACTTCGTGCAGAAAGACGCCAACGGAAACGCGGTCATCGATTTCGTGCCGACTGTCAACATCTCCCCACGCGACGGAGCTCCGACGAAAATGAGCCTCGACGAATCGAACGGGCGCGGGCGAATCATTTTTGATATTGCCAGAGGCCGAGTTGTCCAGACTCAGCTTGACTTGACCCTGAAAATGACGGTCGAACAAAGCGGACAAAAACTTCCTCAGACTATTCGCAACGTCACGTCAATGACCCTGGCACAGTAGATAAGCGACAAAAAACTCAGCGTCGCCGCATTCTGAAATGCCAGGGCAGGTAAGGTCTGGCCACCGCCAGACTTCGCCATATTCCAGCCAGCCGCAGTCTCTTTCTCAGCGAAAGGAACTGCGGCTCGTTTTTTGTGTACAGACATCTTCGAGCCTATCATGAACGTTGCTAACCCGTGGCTGTGACGCCGTACTGAATCCCCGTTCGCACGGTGGCTTATTGAGGCCGTTGAACGTGGTACTTCCTTTGCTTCGAATATTCACTCAAAAACGACTGCATCCGTGAAACGCATTTTTCTGACACTGGCGCTTATCGCCACCGCGTTCCTGATCACCGCCGTCGTGTTGGGACTGAACATCGGTGGGCTGTACTTTCCCGATTCCGACGAACTCAATCCCGAAACGCAGTCGCAAATTAGTACTCATATGCTCGTGGGCGTAGGAGCACTTGTGTTTGCGTTTCTGGTACACGCCATCAGCCTGACGTACTTTATGGGCACGGGACGCTGGATCGAAGAAACCAGCAATGCGTATTCGCTGGACGCCTCATTCCACAAGCAGAATCAGAAAATCAAATACGGTACTTTGCCCGGTTCGACGCTATGCATGCTGCTTCTGGTCGCAACGGCCGCGTTGGGCGCCGTCGCTGACCCGGCCACTCCTGCATCGCTTGATGGAACGCTGGGGATGACGAGTGCTCAGATTCATTTCTTCACTGCGATTGGGACTTGCATCATCAACCTGATCGTGAATTTTTCACAGTTCGTTGCAATCTCGAAGAATGCGAATGTTGTCGAAGCCGTGCTGGCTGAAGTGCATCGGATTCGTACGGAACGTGGTCTGCCCGTGTGACGCGACCAACGTGGTCGTGGTTCCCGCTGCCGCAATTTCGTGACGCCTGGGAAACATCCAGGCCATGGCAGGAGTTCAACTAACTTGCAGGATTCCATGCTCCAAGACCTGCCCGAAACAACGGCCGCGATTCAGAATGGAATCGAACGGCAGATGCACACCGGTGTTCAGGTGTATGTAAGCCTGAACGGACAGCCGGTCGTTAATGACGCCATCGGCATGGCTACTGCAGACCGAGCGATGTCGTCCGAAACCATAATGCTGTGGCGGTCGGCGGGAAAGCCAATCACAGCTGCTGCGATATGTCGATTGTGGGAACAGGGCGATCTCTCACTGGATTCTCCGTTAAGTGAGTACCTGCCGGAAGCCGCCCACAGCGTACTCGGCGATGTCACCATTCAGCAGATCCTGACTCACACGTCCGGCATCCCGCTAATCGACACACATTGGCCGACTGCTGGCTGGGACGACATTGTTGCTCGCATCGAAC
This DNA window, taken from Fuerstiella marisgermanici, encodes the following:
- a CDS encoding sugar phosphate isomerase/epimerase family protein, whose product is MIKSAVTISIVEEARKGPFVFHDDVPAACEKAAELGFDAVELFAPSADAITAQPLDELLQQHKLNLAAVGTGAGMVKHGLHLCDADSGRREQARDFIRGIIDAGAPFKAPAIIGSMQGRWDDMTDKETALGYLRDSLNELGAHAASLGVPLIYEPLNRYETNLATTMKEGVELLAPLTTDNVKLLADLFHMNIEEANIADGLRDGGKHIGHVHFVDSNRQAAGRGHMDYAPIAKALADIGYDGYCCAEAFPIPDSVETARQTIETFKAVFRS
- a CDS encoding RbsD/FucU family protein; protein product: MLKSELIHPEISAIIAQAGHSSRILIADGNYPASSAIGSGAKLVSLNLAPGLVTVSQVLKVLLTAIPIEAVNTMGMPDDDPYKLDTDPPAWDAYRGILAAAKSTVELKPIERWDFYDAVASRDHVLTIQTGDQALWANLLLTVGVRQAGE
- a CDS encoding DUF6263 family protein, giving the protein MSFRLVALLPLLCCTLLNTTSAQEQLRWKFRSGDHLEYTVVQNMNTSMKFGEQEVNSKFNQTIDMSWDIQSVAASGDTVLNQIFNRVRLQMVGGPAGEIEFDTATKEAPTNPIVKQLGTVFGNIVGQKFQVTMKPTGQVDNVTVPEQLLEAVRQSEAGKQGALTESMLKDMMKQSAVMLPTQPVGPGSKWKSEQEVQMPFGTMTIVSSMNFVQKDANGNAVIDFVPTVNISPRDGAPTKMSLDESNGRGRIIFDIARGRVVQTQLDLTLKMTVEQSGQKLPQTIRNVTSMTLAQ
- a CDS encoding lipoprotein; the encoded protein is MKRIFLTLALIATAFLITAVVLGLNIGGLYFPDSDELNPETQSQISTHMLVGVGALVFAFLVHAISLTYFMGTGRWIEETSNAYSLDASFHKQNQKIKYGTLPGSTLCMLLLVATAALGAVADPATPASLDGTLGMTSAQIHFFTAIGTCIINLIVNFSQFVAISKNANVVEAVLAEVHRIRTERGLPV